In Numenius arquata chromosome 3, bNumArq3.hap1.1, whole genome shotgun sequence, one genomic interval encodes:
- the LOC141462764 gene encoding nucleoporin NUP35-like isoform X2: protein MAAFAAEPAPAGAEPMTLGSPTSPKPGASAQFLPGFLMGDLPAPVTPQTRALSGPSVGVMEMRSPLLAGGSPPQPVVPTHKDKSGAPPVRSLYDELSSPGLGSSPLSSRIPASFSVAQSPLVGTMPSTPGPAPSMLSPASVGQPRKTTLSPAQLDPFYTQGDSLTSEDQLDGTWVTVFGFPQASASYILLQFAQYGNILKHVMSNTGNWMHIRYQSKLQARKALSKDGRIFGESIMIGVKPCIDKSVMENFERSATSSMSSVFTPPTQSVASTPGQPANYTMRISAMRPLATAYKASTSDYQVVSDRQTPRKVESIVSKAMEYVFGW from the exons ATGGCCGCTTTCGCCGCGGAGCCGGCGCCCGCAG GAGCTGAGCCGATGACTCTTGGTTCCCCAACATCTCCAAAACCAGGAGCTAGTGCTCAGTTTCTTCCTGGATTCTTGATGGGAGACTTACCTGCACCAGTGACTCCACAAACACGTGCTTTAAGCGGCCCTTCAGTTGGTGTAATGGAAATGAGGTCTCCACTACTTGCAG gagGATCTCCCCCACAACCAGTAGTCCCTACGCATAAAGATAAAAGTGGTGCTCCACCAGTGAGAAGCCTGTATGATGAATTATCTAGTCCTGGACTTGGCTCATCGCCTCTAAGCTCAAGAATACCA GCCAGCTTTTCTGTAGCACAGAGCCCGTTGGTTGGAACTATGCCATCAACTCCTGGACCAG CTCCAAGTATGCTCAGTCCTGCAAGCGTTGGGCAGCCTAGGAAGACTACTCTCTCTCCTGCTCAGCTAGATCCTTTTTATACTCAGGGTGATTCCCTAACTTCAGAGGATCAACTTGATGGCACATGGGTAACAGTCTTTGG ATTCCCTCAAGCATCAGCATCTTATATTCTTCTACAGTTTGCTCAGTATGGAAACATATTAAAGCATGTG ATGTCCAACACAGGAAACTGGATGCATATTCGCTATCAGTCTAAGCTTCAAGCGCGGAAAGCCTTAAGCAAAGATGGAAGAATTTTTGGTGAATCTATCATGATTGGTGTCAAGCCATGCATAGATAAA AGCGTGATGGAAAACTTTGAAAGAAGCGCTACATCCTCAATGTCTTCAGTTTTTACTCCACCTACACAATCTGTCGCCAGCACACCAGGACAGCCTGCAAATTATACAATGAGGATTTCTGCAATGAGACCGCTTGCAACAGCATATAAAGCTTCCACTAGTGACTATCAG GTGGTTTCTGACAGACAGACTCCTAGAAAAGTTGAAAGTATTGTATCCAAAGCAATGGAATATGTGTTTGGCTGGTAA
- the LOC141462764 gene encoding nucleoporin NUP35-like isoform X3: MTLGSPTSPKPGASAQFLPGFLMGDLPAPVTPQTRALSGPSVGVMEMRSPLLAGGSPPQPVVPTHKDKSGAPPVRSLYDELSSPGLGSSPLSSRIPASFSVAQSPLVGTMPSTPGPAPSMLSPASVGQPRKTTLSPAQLDPFYTQGDSLTSEDQLDGTWVTVFGFPQASASYILLQFAQYGNILKHVMSNTGNWMHIRYQSKLQARKALSKDGRIFGESIMIGVKPCIDKSVMENFERSATSSMSSVFTPPTQSVASTPGQPANYTMRISAMRPLATAYKASTSDYQVVSDRQTPRKVESIVSKAMEYVFGW; this comes from the exons ATGACTCTTGGTTCCCCAACATCTCCAAAACCAGGAGCTAGTGCTCAGTTTCTTCCTGGATTCTTGATGGGAGACTTACCTGCACCAGTGACTCCACAAACACGTGCTTTAAGCGGCCCTTCAGTTGGTGTAATGGAAATGAGGTCTCCACTACTTGCAG gagGATCTCCCCCACAACCAGTAGTCCCTACGCATAAAGATAAAAGTGGTGCTCCACCAGTGAGAAGCCTGTATGATGAATTATCTAGTCCTGGACTTGGCTCATCGCCTCTAAGCTCAAGAATACCA GCCAGCTTTTCTGTAGCACAGAGCCCGTTGGTTGGAACTATGCCATCAACTCCTGGACCAG CTCCAAGTATGCTCAGTCCTGCAAGCGTTGGGCAGCCTAGGAAGACTACTCTCTCTCCTGCTCAGCTAGATCCTTTTTATACTCAGGGTGATTCCCTAACTTCAGAGGATCAACTTGATGGCACATGGGTAACAGTCTTTGG ATTCCCTCAAGCATCAGCATCTTATATTCTTCTACAGTTTGCTCAGTATGGAAACATATTAAAGCATGTG ATGTCCAACACAGGAAACTGGATGCATATTCGCTATCAGTCTAAGCTTCAAGCGCGGAAAGCCTTAAGCAAAGATGGAAGAATTTTTGGTGAATCTATCATGATTGGTGTCAAGCCATGCATAGATAAA AGCGTGATGGAAAACTTTGAAAGAAGCGCTACATCCTCAATGTCTTCAGTTTTTACTCCACCTACACAATCTGTCGCCAGCACACCAGGACAGCCTGCAAATTATACAATGAGGATTTCTGCAATGAGACCGCTTGCAACAGCATATAAAGCTTCCACTAGTGACTATCAG GTGGTTTCTGACAGACAGACTCCTAGAAAAGTTGAAAGTATTGTATCCAAAGCAATGGAATATGTGTTTGGCTGGTAA
- the LOC141462764 gene encoding nucleoporin NUP35-like isoform X1 — translation MAAFAAEPAPAGAEPMTLGSPTSPKPGASAQFLPGFLMGDLPAPVTPQTRALSGPSVGVMEMRSPLLAGQNISGGSPPQPVVPTHKDKSGAPPVRSLYDELSSPGLGSSPLSSRIPASFSVAQSPLVGTMPSTPGPAPSMLSPASVGQPRKTTLSPAQLDPFYTQGDSLTSEDQLDGTWVTVFGFPQASASYILLQFAQYGNILKHVMSNTGNWMHIRYQSKLQARKALSKDGRIFGESIMIGVKPCIDKSVMENFERSATSSMSSVFTPPTQSVASTPGQPANYTMRISAMRPLATAYKASTSDYQVVSDRQTPRKVESIVSKAMEYVFGW, via the exons ATGGCCGCTTTCGCCGCGGAGCCGGCGCCCGCAG GAGCTGAGCCGATGACTCTTGGTTCCCCAACATCTCCAAAACCAGGAGCTAGTGCTCAGTTTCTTCCTGGATTCTTGATGGGAGACTTACCTGCACCAGTGACTCCACAAACACGTGCTTTAAGCGGCCCTTCAGTTGGTGTAATGGAAATGAGGTCTCCACTACTTGCAGGTCAGAA catttcaggagGATCTCCCCCACAACCAGTAGTCCCTACGCATAAAGATAAAAGTGGTGCTCCACCAGTGAGAAGCCTGTATGATGAATTATCTAGTCCTGGACTTGGCTCATCGCCTCTAAGCTCAAGAATACCA GCCAGCTTTTCTGTAGCACAGAGCCCGTTGGTTGGAACTATGCCATCAACTCCTGGACCAG CTCCAAGTATGCTCAGTCCTGCAAGCGTTGGGCAGCCTAGGAAGACTACTCTCTCTCCTGCTCAGCTAGATCCTTTTTATACTCAGGGTGATTCCCTAACTTCAGAGGATCAACTTGATGGCACATGGGTAACAGTCTTTGG ATTCCCTCAAGCATCAGCATCTTATATTCTTCTACAGTTTGCTCAGTATGGAAACATATTAAAGCATGTG ATGTCCAACACAGGAAACTGGATGCATATTCGCTATCAGTCTAAGCTTCAAGCGCGGAAAGCCTTAAGCAAAGATGGAAGAATTTTTGGTGAATCTATCATGATTGGTGTCAAGCCATGCATAGATAAA AGCGTGATGGAAAACTTTGAAAGAAGCGCTACATCCTCAATGTCTTCAGTTTTTACTCCACCTACACAATCTGTCGCCAGCACACCAGGACAGCCTGCAAATTATACAATGAGGATTTCTGCAATGAGACCGCTTGCAACAGCATATAAAGCTTCCACTAGTGACTATCAG GTGGTTTCTGACAGACAGACTCCTAGAAAAGTTGAAAGTATTGTATCCAAAGCAATGGAATATGTGTTTGGCTGGTAA
- the DUSP19 gene encoding dual specificity protein phosphatase 19: MHSLAQEIRSFSRANLRKQRTRVTTLTGRRIIETWRGACLQVEEDEEAAPGGGGYVPDLSADLQVGVVKPWLLLGSQDAAHDLETMRKHKVTHVLNVAYGVQNAFLDDFTYKTISILDLPETDITSYFPECFEFIETAKTQDGVVLVHCNAGVSRAAAVVIGFLMNSERLSFARAFSLVKDARPAACPNPGFMEQLHKYQEQNIKANGSINDHD, translated from the exons ATGCACTCCCTCGCCCAGGAGATCCGCAGCTTCTCCAGGGCCAACCTGCGGAAGCAGCGCACCCGCGTGACGACGCTGACCGGCCGGAGGATCATCGAGACGTGGCGCGGCGCCTGCCTGCAGgtggaggaggacgaggaggcggctcccggcggcggcggctacGTACCGGACCTCAGCGCTGACCTCCAGGTCGGCGTGGTGAAGCCTTGGTTGCTGCTGG GGTCGCAGGATGCAGCACACGACCTGGAGACGATGAGGAAGCATAAG gtTACTCATGTTCTAAATGTGGCATATGGAGTACAAAATGCCTTCCTCGATGACTTTACATACAAGACTATTTCTATTCTGGACCTCCCAGAAACTGATATTACCTCCTATTTTCCAGAATGTTTCGAGTTTATTGAGACAGCCAAGACCCAG GATGGTGTGGTACTGGTCCACTGTAACGCAGGAGTCTCTCGTGCAGCAGCAGTAGTCATCGGATTTCTAATGAATTCAGAAAGACTGAGTTTCGCTAGAGCCTTCTCCTTGGTGAAAGATGCAAGGCCTGCAGCTTGTCCAAATCCCGGCTTCATGGAGCAGCTTCACAAGTACCAAGAGCAGAACATAAAGGCAAATGGAAGCATAAATGACCACGACTGA